One Argentina anserina chromosome 6, drPotAnse1.1, whole genome shotgun sequence genomic window, GTTTAAGATCGATTGAATTGTCACAAATAAGTTTGTATTCTTTTCCGATGAAATATGATGATAATTCActgctgttgttgttgttgctatGAAGGTTAATGTGTGGGGCCCATCAGATCTTAAGTTCTTGGTAGATGCCATGAAGTGTTTCATTCCAAATGCTGCCATGGTTCACACTAGGAGTTTTGGCCACACACATGGGTCTGTGGGGGCTCCTATGGCTGATGAAACTGAAGTTACCGAACCCATTGTTTTAGTTGACGATGAAGTTGTCAAATTATCAGCCATTCTTCTACGACCAAGTTTGTTGGAAGGGTCTCAGCGCCTGAATGGAGTACCGATGCAGAATCCTGCTGCAAAGGTCCTTGATGATGGGACAGATCATTCTTCAGAACCCATTGGGCTAAATGGCAGAAGTGTACGTACTGGAAAGCCTGGCGACATGTCTGTAATCTATGTCTGTGAATTACCTGAAATTAAAGGGAAATTTTTCCCTGAGAAAGCTGAGGCTTTAGGTGTTAGACCAGGGCCCAAGTATCATGAATTGCAACTTGGAAACTCGGTGAAGTCGGATAAGCAGAACCTCATGGTAGGTTCTGGTAATTGAAGTAGAGAttgatatatttattctgCTTATTGTGTTTTAAAAGAATTTCAGTGTTATTTCTATAGGTTCATCCAAGTGATGTAATGGGACCCTCTGTTCCTGGTCCTATTGTACTCCTTGTCGACTGCCCGACAGAATCTCATTTGCAGGAATTGTTATCTGTACAATGTCTCAGTAGCTATTATGCAGATTTCTCTGGTCCCCCTGATAATGCTAAGGTTGTCACTTGTGTCATTCATTTGAGTCCTTCATCCCTCACAAGCAATTCAAACTACCAGAGATGGATGAAAAGATTTGGTTCAGCCCAACATATCATGGCTGGACATGAAAGGTGAcctgttttgtttttgcatgATATTATTTAAGGAGCTTATATGCTTACTATATTAGAAACCGATAGTGGGATTTTCTTGTTGTTTTCAGGAAGAATGTGGAGATTCCAATTTTGAAAGCGAGTGCAAGAATTGCAGCTCGACTAAATTATCTATGTCCACAGTTCTTTCCAGCTCCAGGTTTTTGGTCTCTTCAGCACCGTGATTGCTTGGCACCAGAGTCCACTACTTCAAGTGAGGTTTGTGAAATTGTCTTTTCTGGACGATATGCGACACCATTTTAGTTATGCTGGGTGCTATGTAAAATATTGGGTTAATTTTGGTTTCATTTTGCCAGGGTTCTGCTTGTGAAAGCATTTCTGCTGAAAACCTTCTCAAGGTATGAATGGTTATTTAGATGCAACTAGTCAAGTAGTTTGTGCGGATGAAATTCTACTTGTCTGCTGTCATTCATGCTTGGTGCAATTTCCTTGTATAAAGTTAAAGTTACGTAATATATTATCAACTAGAATATTCAGTTGTTTTGGAATTGAGTAGTATATATAGTTTGGCATATAATTTTTCCTCActattaaattttatatagGAATAGTCATTGTTTGAACCTGTAATTTAGAAACTAGAGGTGGGGTACCCTCCTTGTGCATGCATTTGTACTTTAGCCCCATTACATTATTAGTAGAGTTGGGAGACATCTGTGAATGACAGTCTAGTAATAATTCAACCTTTTCTGGGATAGTGATTGTCATCCTGAGAGATCTTATAACATTGTTTTCATATTTCTAGTGCGTAGTTAGATCTGTGTTTGTTCTATCTATTAGCATAGCTGTGATTGGTTTGTGATGCCTAGTTTCTTCTGCAACATTGCAATCATTTTACTAACATATGATTATTAATAATTCCATCTTTTTGTTTGTTGTATAGTTCACTTTGCGGCCATATGCTCATCTTGGATTAGATAGATCTTTAGTTCCAAGTAAGGTAGCTTCTGTAGATGTCATCAATGACTTACTTTCAGAGAATCCGGAGGTTGTAGATGCTGCCCAATGTGTTAGCCAGTTCTGGCGTCAGTCCACAGAAACCAAGGAAAAGATAAGTTTCATGCAGGAAGATACGGTTATGGTTGAAGAGCCATGGTTTAGTGAGAATACACTTCCTAGTTGCTTGGAGAATATTAGGAGAGATGATTTAGAGATAGTTCTTCTAGGAACTGGATCGTCTCAGCCATCTAAATATCGCAATGTCAGTGCTATCCATATAAACCTCTTCTCCAATGGAGGCTTGCTTTTAGATTGTGGCGAAGGAACCCTGGGACAGCTGAAAAGAAGGTACACTATCTGAATTTTTAGCAACGCCTTTACTActgttgtaacttgtaagtcTTATCTTTTTTTCCCACAAGACATGTCTGCTAACACACATTGGCCAACAGATATGGTGTAGAGGGTGCGGATAATGCTGTTAGAGCTCTTCGATGTATATGGATTTCTCATATTCATGCTGATCACCATACGGGGCTGGCAAGAATTCTTGCTCTGCGATGTACTTTGTTGAAGGGAGTGCCTCATGAACCAGTAGTTGTAGTTGGACCAAGACAGCTTAAGAGATATTTGGAAGCGTACCAAAGACTTGAAGATTTAGATATGCAGTTCCTTGATTGTTGTGCTACTTTATCAAATAGACATCACTCCTCTCCCGGGAAAGATAGGCTACATAATTCTTCTCTATTTGCTAAAGGATCTCGTATGGAGAGCTATTGGAAGAGACCTGGTAGTCCAGTTGACGACGATGTTCTGAAGAGATTGCAGACATTGCTCAGCGAAGCTGGTCTAGAATCCTTGATTAGTGTTCCTGTCATGCACTGCCCACAAGCCTTTGGTGTTGTCTTGAAGGCTTCAGAGAGAATCAACAGTGTTGGAAAAGTGATACCAGGGTGGAAGCTTGTGTACTCTGGTGATACTAGGCCCTGCCCCGCACTCAAAGAAGCATCTCGTGGTGCAACAATTCTTATACACGAGGCGAGTTATTAACTTGTACTTATGCATtcctttagtttgttgaattttgtaaaatataaCGAGAATCTGTGAAAAATGTGAGAAGGAAGACAATGTCAGTTGATGATTTCACTTATGATTGTTGCAGGCAACATTCGAGGATGGCATGGTAGACGAGGCCATATCAAAAAACCACAGCACAACCGAGGAAGCTATAGAAGTAGGAAACTCTGCTGGTGTTTATCGCATCATTCTTACCCACTTCAGCCAGAGGTACCCAAAAATCCCAGTATTTGACGAGACACACATGCATAAGACATGCATTGCGTTTGACCTGATGAGTATAAACATAGCTGATTTGCCTGTTCTGCCTAAAGTTCTTCCATACTTGAAAATGCTATTTAAAAATGAGATGACAGTGGATGAATTAGATGAGATGTTAGATGCTGGAAATGTTGCTTCTTAGTAACAAttattcattctttttccTCTTTAACTCCCCACAAATTTTGTAACTCGTGGTAACAAATTATTCTTGTAATCTGTGTATATCATTGAAACTTTGAGAGAGCAGTCTCAACCCGGGTTTTCTATGTATGGTTATGgagtttttacatttttactcgCGTGCAAGAGTTTTTACATTAAAATTCCATGCCTTTTTAGGTCCCGTTtgtaataaaaaagaagtaaaATTCCATGCTTACAACTGACTAGAACGACAGTTGGAAGGAACTCGAATTGTTTAGTTGGGGAAGAGGTTGGTCTTGACTCATCACTTGTAGAGTTGTCGGCATAGAAAAGCAAACAGACATATCCAAGCAAGAAATGCTGTGGTAAATTTAGAAATTTGAGGTCACAtttgttctatatataaatggAAACCAGTGGTAGGAAATTTCGTTTCATAGGGATGATGAGATACAACCAAATGTTTCCAAAGCAAGAAATTCCCTCTATGCAGTTGTAACAAACACTGTGTGTGTCTTTGCATGATAAATGAAGAATCTTAAGAATTGAAGAAGGAAATTGAACAGGGAAAAAATCCTTTCACCTTCATTAATCCATTCTGTTATAATAAAGGTTCAATTAAATGTCACCAATTGGAGACCATGGGAAGTAATGATGGGGATGAGAGCATGAAACCGAAACCCAAAAAGGAGTTTGTGGCGCACCAAATTGAGCGCACATCAAATTCGCCAACGTAAAAAACAGACAGCTCAAGTCTCCCCCACTTCTGACTCACCGCGCCAATTTtaccctccctccctcttcttcttcttcttcttcttcttctccataacctctctctctctctgcttctcaaaaccctaatccctcGCCAAACTCGATTCCAAACCAATCCATCCCTCCAATCTCGTCCAAGTTCGATCCGATTCCAACCGATCCGGATCAgatcaattcaattcttagGGTGGCCAGCGCCATGGATTCTAGCCGGAGAGCTGTGGAGTCGTACTGGAGGTCGAGGTTGGTCGATGCAGCTACCTCCGACGAAGACAAGGTCGCCCCCGTCTACAAGCTCGAGGAGATTTGCCAGCTGCTTAGGTCATCCCACGTCAGCATCGTCAAGGAGATGTCTGAGTTCGTGCTCAAGCGCCTCGACCATAAAAGCCCCATTGTTAAGCAGAAGGTACAATCCCCCATTTCTTCGCTTTAGCTTTCGATTTTTCGTGTAGTCATCGGCATTTGTGGATCATCGAATCAAACGAATGTGATTATGtcaaagattgaaactttgatGTTACCAAAACTATAGGCTCGTTGGGTTTTGCGTTGTCTTTTGCATGTCTGTTTAGCATTGTTATGGAGGGTCCTAGAGGATTCAGGTTTTTAGTGATTGCATTGGGTTTTCCAACTCTATCAATTGCAGTGGTATGGTCAGTTTGTGTAACTAGAAACATTTACaactttcttaaaaaaaagaaaaaatttagAACTTAGATATGTATTTGTTTATCCACAGTTGTTGCGTTAAGACTGTTGACACTAAGAAGCTCAAAATTTATGTAGGCTTTGCGATTGATCAAGTATGCGGTGGGGAAGTCTGGTGTAGAGTTCAGGAGAGAAATGCAAAGACATTCGGTGGCTGTGCGCCAGTTATTTCATTACAAGGGACATCCGGATCCTTTGAAAGGAGATGCTCTTAATAAGGCTGTGCGGGACACTGCTCAGGAGGCGATTGCTGCTATCTTTTCAGAAGAAAGTAAGCCCGCTGCACCTGCAGATGATCTTAACAGGCGGATTCAAGGTTTTGGGAATACAAACTATGAAATGCCGACAGAGGAAAAGAAATCGTTTATAAGTGAGGTAGTAGGTATTGGCAGTGCATCTATCAAGCAGGGAATTAGTACTTTCACCCATGGTCAGTCGTTTAAAAAGAATGACAACGGAAGCTACAAGAGTCCTAATCTTCATAGGTCGTTAACGGTGGAAGGGAAGGCAGATAAATATGAACCATTTCATTATCCCAATGAGACTCCGAGTAGTTTTGGGTCTTCAAAGAATGTAGCTAGTGGACCCTGGGGTGAGGACTCCAGGTCAACCAAGCCTGAATCAACTAATGGAGAGTCTAGTTCAACTTACAGAGAGAGTAAGACCCGTGAGGAGAGGTTGTTGGAGACCATTGTAACGTCAGGTGGTGTACGCTTACAACCCACTCGAGATGCTATGCAGGTTTTCCTTGCAGAAGCAGCGAAGTTAAATGCAGTAGCATTAAGTTATGCCCTTGAATTAAAGCTCCAGTCTCCATTGTGGCAGGCAAGATTTTTACACTCACTTTATGGCTATAATTCTTCTGAATTAGTGCATGAACATATTTGCTCACATAATTTTGAGATTATGCACATACACGCACACACAAACGCGCTTGCACACATTTCCATCTcaagaatttttttaaaagagaaACACTAATATATGACGCTCGAGCTTTCTCATATGTCTTATGATTTTTTGCTTCCTTTTCGTTTATCAGGTGCGCATGAAAGCTATTTGTGTTCTTGAGGCAGTATTGAGGAGAAAGGATGGTGAAAACTTCTCAATAATTGAATCGTATTTCGTTGAGAACAAAGATACTGTAATGAGATGCTCAGAGTCTCCCCAAGCTTCGTTACGAGAAAAGGCTAACAAGGTatccattttttttaatgtagtagctatggttttttttttttgctttaatCGATTTGCTGCTTATAAAGATGAGAAACAATCTTACTTCGAGTCATTTTTTGATATACCAAAAGAATAATATTTTGTAATCTGCTTGCAATTCAATCACTGTATCAACCCTTACAGTCCTTCCCGAAGCATCTCTGCTCAATCAAATAAGCAATAGTAAATGAACTGGAATTTGAAATGTAGATCGTCTTCCATAGTGGACCCACAGAATTCTCTTTGAGGGTAAAAAGAAGAAGTGCAATGTATGTATAGTTGGTCATACTGCACAAAATTGGGGTTTAGGCATGGGCAACCTGATTGAGAGGCTTGTGTATTTCTCTTCAGTTGTTGCCCTGTGTATTTCTCTTGCTTAAATATAATCTTGTTCTCCAAAAGTAACTAAAATGCACGTTGTATAATTAATCAATAGAAAACTAGccagaaaagaaaattaggAAGTGTGCTGAGGAAGGATTGCTTATGTTTTTATGAAATTGAAATGTTTCTGCATTAATAATTATTGATGTCTCAATGATATTTGGCCATTGTGTGCTGTTCAATTATTTTATCATTTGTGTTGCAGTTTACTTTgctgtatatatttttttaagtaGAGTCTGGTTGGGTGAGGAAGTTGAATGAATTCTTTTTTATTCGCAGGTTATAAACCTCTTAGGTGGAGAACAGACTGGAAGTATGGCAGATCATTCTGAAGAGCGTGGGAAGGCTCAGACTACTACAGTTGTTGATATGCCTGATCTAATAGACACGGGTGATTTAGATAATGACCATCGGACAGATGCTGCAGATAACCAAAATGATCAAGTTATGACAAACTTAACTGCACCACCTCAACTAATAGATGATTTATTTGGAGATCCCCAAGGGAATGTCGTAAGCACCAGTGAACTGAGGAACGATGAGGATCCCTTTGCAGATGTCTCATTCCACACTAACGAAAGTAAAGAACATGCAGATGATCTCTTCTCTGGGCTTACAATTGATGATAAACAAAATGCTCTGGAGGATGCAATGGGAGGAAAGAAAGATGGATCCGaattatttgatatttttggtCCTAATCCGCAACTTCCACAGGAGCAAGATCATACTAATAATTTGGATAATTTGATGGTCGGTTTATCTATTGATAAAAATGCGTCTAATATGGAGCAAAGGGGAACCTCTCCTGCAGTACTGTTTGATAGTCTTTTGTCAAATTCAAGTAGTCAACCCAGCCATCAGGTCTCCACAGATGCTTGGAGTGGAATTCTCAATTCTCAAAAAGAACAGATGAGTGAAATTCCAATATTTCCTCCAGGTTCTATTCCTTACAATGTACCTCCTGGCTTTATGTTCAACCCAGCCTTCTCTTCTCAGCCTATTAATTACGGTGCCATGGGAAGTCTTTTTGC contains:
- the LOC126799220 gene encoding protein MODIFIED TRANSPORT TO THE VACUOLE 1 translates to MDSSRRAVESYWRSRLVDAATSDEDKVAPVYKLEEICQLLRSSHVSIVKEMSEFVLKRLDHKSPIVKQKALRLIKYAVGKSGVEFRREMQRHSVAVRQLFHYKGHPDPLKGDALNKAVRDTAQEAIAAIFSEESKPAAPADDLNRRIQGFGNTNYEMPTEEKKSFISEVVGIGSASIKQGISTFTHGQSFKKNDNGSYKSPNLHRSLTVEGKADKYEPFHYPNETPSSFGSSKNVASGPWGEDSRSTKPESTNGESSSTYRESKTREERLLETIVTSGGVRLQPTRDAMQVFLAEAAKLNAVALSYALELKLQSPLWQVRMKAICVLEAVLRRKDGENFSIIESYFVENKDTVMRCSESPQASLREKANKVINLLGGEQTGSMADHSEERGKAQTTTVVDMPDLIDTGDLDNDHRTDAADNQNDQVMTNLTAPPQLIDDLFGDPQGNVVSTSELRNDEDPFADVSFHTNESKEHADDLFSGLTIDDKQNALEDAMGGKKDGSELFDIFGPNPQLPQEQDHTNNLDNLMVGLSIDKNASNMEQRGTSPAVLFDSLLSNSSSQPSHQVSTDAWSGILNSQKEQMSEIPIFPPGSIPYNVPPGFMFNPAFSSQPINYGAMGSLFAQQQFLATMSNLQHLGNLNAQNSNLSQIAGTNGGYNSALPDIFQPNHLNQPPTSMMNNAKKEDSKAFDFISDHITAARDPKRVI
- the LOC126799219 gene encoding tRNAse Z TRZ4, mitochondrial isoform X2, whose protein sequence is MGESGMSVNVWGPSDLKFLVDAMKCFIPNAAMVHTRSFGHTHGSVGAPMADETEVTEPIVLVDDEVVKLSAILLRPSLLEGSQRLNGVPMQNPAAKVLDDGTDHSSEPIGLNGRSVRTGKPGDMSVIYVCELPEIKGKFFPEKAEALGVRPGPKYHELQLGNSVKSDKQNLMVHPSDVMGPSVPGPIVLLVDCPTESHLQELLSVQCLSSYYADFSGPPDNAKVVTCVIHLSPSSLTSNSNYQRWMKRFGSAQHIMAGHERKNVEIPILKASARIAARLNYLCPQFFPAPGFWSLQHRDCLAPESTTSSEGSACESISAENLLKFTLRPYAHLGLDRSLVPSKVASVDVINDLLSENPEVVDAAQCVSQFWRQSTETKEKISFMQEDTVMVEEPWFSENTLPSCLENIRRDDLEIVLLGTGSSQPSKYRNVSAIHINLFSNGGLLLDCGEGTLGQLKRRYGVEGADNAVRALRCIWISHIHADHHTGLARILALRCTLLKGVPHEPVVVVGPRQLKRYLEAYQRLEDLDMQFLDCCATLSNRHHSSPGKDRLHNSSLFAKGSRMESYWKRPGSPVDDDVLKRLQTLLSEAGLESLISVPVMHCPQAFGVVLKASERINSVGKVIPGWKLVYSGDTRPCPALKEASRGATILIHEATFEDGMVDEAISKNHSTTEEAIEVGNSAGVYRIILTHFSQRYPKIPVFDETHMHKTCIAFDLMSINIADLPVLPKVLPYLKMLFKNEMTVDELDEMLDAGNVAS
- the LOC126799219 gene encoding tRNase Z TRZ3, mitochondrial isoform X1, which produces MQVSNLRLLFLTPLHPSLKPSFSLLPKSKPYSILTALASSHPKRRRPIPYNSPRPRSKSTLRHRDQGMEDKTESVSFNKRRAEGHDKNDRPKKNLQRRSRPLNPTNTIAYVQFLGTGMDTLDTSPSVLLFFDKQRFIFNAGEGLQRFCTEHKIRLSKIDHIFLSRVCSETAGGIPGLLLTLAGMGESGMSVNVWGPSDLKFLVDAMKCFIPNAAMVHTRSFGHTHGSVGAPMADETEVTEPIVLVDDEVVKLSAILLRPSLLEGSQRLNGVPMQNPAAKVLDDGTDHSSEPIGLNGRSVRTGKPGDMSVIYVCELPEIKGKFFPEKAEALGVRPGPKYHELQLGNSVKSDKQNLMVHPSDVMGPSVPGPIVLLVDCPTESHLQELLSVQCLSSYYADFSGPPDNAKVVTCVIHLSPSSLTSNSNYQRWMKRFGSAQHIMAGHERKNVEIPILKASARIAARLNYLCPQFFPAPGFWSLQHRDCLAPESTTSSEGSACESISAENLLKFTLRPYAHLGLDRSLVPSKVASVDVINDLLSENPEVVDAAQCVSQFWRQSTETKEKISFMQEDTVMVEEPWFSENTLPSCLENIRRDDLEIVLLGTGSSQPSKYRNVSAIHINLFSNGGLLLDCGEGTLGQLKRRYGVEGADNAVRALRCIWISHIHADHHTGLARILALRCTLLKGVPHEPVVVVGPRQLKRYLEAYQRLEDLDMQFLDCCATLSNRHHSSPGKDRLHNSSLFAKGSRMESYWKRPGSPVDDDVLKRLQTLLSEAGLESLISVPVMHCPQAFGVVLKASERINSVGKVIPGWKLVYSGDTRPCPALKEASRGATILIHEATFEDGMVDEAISKNHSTTEEAIEVGNSAGVYRIILTHFSQRYPKIPVFDETHMHKTCIAFDLMSINIADLPVLPKVLPYLKMLFKNEMTVDELDEMLDAGNVAS